The Flavobacterium faecale genome has a segment encoding these proteins:
- a CDS encoding helix-turn-helix domain-containing protein yields the protein MKAKNSNTRTLDQFKDKHYGEVGSPKRDELDANYENFKIGAMIQEARLERGLTQEQLAEKTGTTKSYISKIENNIKEARFSTLQKIVELGLGGHLELSIKL from the coding sequence ATGAAAGCGAAAAATAGTAATACAAGAACATTAGACCAATTCAAGGACAAACATTATGGTGAAGTTGGTAGCCCGAAACGAGACGAACTTGATGCTAATTATGAAAATTTTAAAATTGGAGCAATGATTCAAGAAGCAAGACTCGAAAGAGGTTTAACCCAGGAACAACTCGCCGAAAAAACAGGAACTACCAAATCTTATATTTCAAAAATCGAAAATAATATTAAAGAAGCTCGATTCTCAACTTTGCAAAAAATTGTTGAACTTGGTTTAGGCGGGCATTTGGAACTCTCTATTAAGTTATAA
- a CDS encoding GDSL-type esterase/lipase family protein — MGQNLQSQDWPYLGRYKEENLRLQNEPKTTNRVVFIGDSITEFWSKEQADFFSNKNYINRGISGQTSPQMLLRFRADVIQLQPKTVVLLAGGNDIAGNTGESSLEMILNNIVSMVELAKFNRIELILCSLLPCNHFYWNPKINPSKSIIKFNRMLQEYAFAKNIQFIDYYSALVDNHFGLALQFSEDGVHPNLNGYAVMKSLIKPFI, encoded by the coding sequence ATGGGACAAAATTTACAATCGCAAGATTGGCCCTATTTAGGCCGATATAAAGAGGAGAACCTACGTTTACAAAATGAACCTAAAACAACAAACAGAGTCGTTTTTATAGGAGATTCTATTACCGAATTTTGGAGTAAAGAACAGGCTGATTTTTTTTCGAACAAAAACTACATCAACAGAGGTATCAGTGGGCAAACTAGTCCGCAGATGCTTTTGCGTTTTAGAGCAGATGTGATTCAGTTACAACCCAAAACAGTTGTTCTTCTCGCAGGTGGAAATGATATTGCCGGAAACACAGGTGAATCTTCATTAGAAATGATCCTAAATAATATTGTATCGATGGTAGAATTGGCAAAATTTAATCGAATCGAACTGATACTATGCTCCCTTTTACCCTGCAATCATTTTTATTGGAATCCAAAAATAAATCCTTCAAAGAGTATTATAAAATTCAACAGAATGTTGCAAGAGTACGCTTTTGCGAAAAATATCCAGTTTATCGATTATTATTCTGCTTTGGTTGATAATCACTTTGGACTAGCTCTCCAATTTTCTGAAGACGGAGTACATCCAAATTTAAATGGTTATGCAGTAATGAAATCCTTAATCAAACCATTCATTTAA
- the epsC gene encoding serine O-acetyltransferase EpsC: MSKDLIIQNIQVLKSHLNINYGIKTKTEAFTEKLFYTLFDSNAELNQSIDELEILFKDIAKIACKKPGNLCESLWDQFSLRLPAVLEMLNKDANFILENDPASNGIEEVYLGYPGFYAIAIYRLSHELYKMDLLLFSRLMSEYAHKITGTDIHAGATIESPFFIDHATGIVIGETTVIEKNVKIYQGVTLGALSVSKDMKDAKRHPTVEKDVCIYANATILGGETTIGKGSIVGGNAWVTKSIPARSLVLNTTTTEVKIKELK, translated from the coding sequence ATGTCCAAAGATCTGATCATTCAAAATATTCAAGTTTTAAAAAGCCATTTAAATATCAATTATGGTATTAAAACAAAAACAGAAGCTTTTACCGAAAAATTATTTTACACCTTGTTTGATTCCAATGCCGAATTAAACCAAAGCATCGACGAGCTCGAAATACTTTTTAAAGACATTGCTAAGATTGCTTGCAAAAAACCCGGTAATTTATGCGAATCATTGTGGGACCAATTTTCGTTGCGCCTTCCTGCAGTGCTTGAAATGCTGAATAAAGATGCTAATTTTATTCTCGAAAACGATCCTGCTTCCAACGGTATTGAAGAGGTTTATTTGGGCTATCCTGGTTTTTATGCCATTGCAATTTACCGATTGAGTCATGAATTGTACAAAATGGATTTATTACTATTCTCAAGACTTATGAGCGAGTACGCACACAAGATCACAGGTACAGATATACATGCAGGAGCAACAATTGAATCTCCTTTTTTTATTGATCACGCTACCGGAATCGTAATTGGAGAAACTACCGTTATTGAAAAGAATGTCAAAATTTACCAAGGAGTTACGCTAGGCGCCTTGAGCGTAAGTAAGGATATGAAGGATGCAAAAAGGCATCCTACCGTGGAGAAAGATGTATGCATCTATGCAAATGCAACCATTTTGGGAGGAGAAACAACTATTGGAAAAGGAAGCATCGTGGGCGGAAATGCTTGGGTGACCAAATCTATTCCGGCAAGATCGCTTGTTTTGAATACCACAACTACAGAAGTAAAAATAAAAGAACTAAAATAA
- a CDS encoding SulP family inorganic anion transporter: MKQYFNLFDFTQKVDYRTEILAGLTVAMTMIPESLSFAILAGFPPLVGLYAAFIMGLVTAVFGGRPGLVSGGAGATVIVLIALMKSHGLDYVFAAVALAGVLQILVGLFKLGKFIRLVPQPVMFGFVNGLAIIIFMSQLEQFKTVVNGQTEWLSGTPLYIMAGLVALTVAIVLILPRFTKAIPASLVAILVVFGIVLGFGIETKTVADIASVSGGLPPFHIPNIDWTWGTLQVIFPYALIMGSVGLTEGLLTLNLVDEITGTKGSGNRECIAQGGANILNGFFFGMGGCPMIAQTLVNLSAGSRARLSGIVAALTILVIVLVGAPVIELLPMAALVGVMIMVAIGTFEWISFRIINKMPKQDIFVGVLVAVITILMHNLALAVLIGVIISALVFAWESAKRIRAKKYVDENGVKHYEIYGPLFFASTTAFLEKFDVANDPVEVIIDFKESKIADMSAIDAVNKLTERYAKIGKKVHLRHLSTDCRQLLHNANEIIDVNILEDPTYKVAID; encoded by the coding sequence ATGAAACAGTATTTTAACTTATTCGACTTTACACAAAAAGTAGATTACAGAACAGAAATTTTAGCAGGTCTAACCGTAGCAATGACCATGATACCAGAGTCGTTATCCTTTGCTATTTTAGCAGGATTCCCACCCTTGGTTGGTTTGTATGCCGCTTTTATCATGGGATTGGTTACCGCTGTTTTTGGTGGTCGTCCAGGGTTGGTTTCTGGTGGAGCAGGAGCAACGGTGATTGTTTTAATTGCCTTGATGAAATCGCATGGATTGGATTATGTCTTTGCCGCTGTAGCATTGGCAGGAGTTTTACAAATATTGGTAGGACTCTTTAAATTGGGTAAATTCATACGCCTCGTACCGCAACCCGTTATGTTTGGATTTGTAAATGGGTTGGCCATTATCATATTTATGTCACAATTGGAGCAGTTCAAAACCGTGGTCAATGGTCAAACCGAGTGGCTTTCGGGTACTCCTTTATATATCATGGCAGGTTTGGTAGCCTTGACAGTAGCCATTGTTTTGATATTACCGCGTTTTACAAAAGCTATTCCAGCCTCTTTGGTAGCTATTTTGGTTGTATTCGGAATCGTTTTAGGTTTTGGAATTGAAACTAAAACAGTAGCCGATATTGCCTCTGTGAGTGGTGGATTACCACCTTTTCATATTCCGAATATCGATTGGACTTGGGGTACGCTGCAAGTAATTTTCCCTTACGCTTTAATCATGGGTTCAGTAGGTTTGACCGAAGGATTGTTGACACTGAATTTGGTTGACGAAATCACCGGTACTAAAGGAAGCGGAAACAGAGAATGTATCGCTCAAGGTGGTGCCAATATCTTGAACGGATTTTTCTTCGGGATGGGTGGTTGTCCAATGATTGCGCAAACCTTAGTGAACTTGTCAGCTGGATCTAGAGCTCGTTTGTCTGGAATCGTTGCTGCTTTGACCATTTTGGTTATCGTGCTCGTAGGAGCGCCTGTAATTGAGCTATTGCCTATGGCAGCGCTTGTGGGTGTGATGATCATGGTTGCGATTGGAACTTTTGAATGGATTAGTTTTCGAATCATAAACAAAATGCCAAAACAAGATATTTTTGTTGGAGTCCTAGTTGCGGTCATAACTATTTTGATGCACAACTTAGCTCTTGCAGTTTTGATCGGAGTAATTATTTCAGCTTTAGTTTTCGCTTGGGAAAGTGCAAAACGTATCCGTGCCAAAAAGTATGTGGACGAAAATGGAGTGAAGCACTACGAAATTTATGGACCGCTTTTCTTCGCTTCTACTACAGCTTTTTTAGAAAAATTTGATGTTGCCAACGATCCAGTCGAAGTGATCATTGATTTTAAAGAAAGTAAAATAGCCGATATGAGTGCCATCGATGCAGTAAATAAACTTACGGAGCGTTATGCCAAAATAGGCAAAAAAGTACATCTTCGCCACCTTAGCACTGATTGTCGACAATTGCTACACAATGCAAACGAAATCATAGACGTAAATATACTCGAAGATCCAACCTACAAAGTAGCGATCGACTAA
- a CDS encoding Smr/MutS family protein, with product MFSKGDKVSVLDDAIDGVVLSVNDTQVEVETTDGFVMTFLVNELIKLNDSSSLDNSIKNINISAVQKEKEIPKPRSFVKERKNRNEQPAPEFDLHIEKLVKNKGGLSNYDILTIQAETAQRHIEFAIKNRIPKIVFIHGVGEGVLKAELDFLLGRYDNIAFQEANYQKYGQGATEVFIRQSKNI from the coding sequence ATGTTTAGCAAAGGAGATAAGGTTTCGGTATTGGATGACGCGATTGATGGTGTGGTACTTTCGGTAAATGATACGCAAGTTGAAGTAGAAACAACAGATGGTTTCGTGATGACTTTTCTAGTAAACGAACTGATTAAATTGAACGACTCTAGTAGTTTGGATAATTCGATCAAAAACATCAATATAAGTGCAGTCCAAAAAGAGAAAGAGATTCCAAAACCACGTAGTTTTGTTAAAGAACGCAAAAACAGAAACGAACAACCAGCACCAGAATTTGATTTGCACATCGAAAAATTGGTCAAAAATAAGGGCGGATTATCAAATTATGATATCCTGACAATCCAAGCCGAAACGGCACAAAGACATATCGAATTTGCAATCAAAAATCGCATTCCGAAGATTGTTTTTATTCATGGTGTTGGCGAAGGAGTGCTCAAAGCAGAGCTTGACTTCTTGTTAGGTCGCTATGATAATATCGCGTTTCAAGAAGCAAATTATCAAAAATATGGTCAAGGCGCAACCGAGGTTTTTATTCGTCAGAGTAAAAATATCTAG
- a CDS encoding cysteine desulfurase family protein, with protein sequence MKKIYLDNASTTAIRPEVVHEMTRIMLEEYGNPSSTHSIGRSSKSIIELSRKAIAKTINASAAEIIFTSSATEANNWILRSAIKDLKVTRIITCKMEHHAVLLAVQHLEREFEIDVDYVNVNKDGTIDLTHLVSLMAQEGKTLVSLMHVNNETGVILDLERVSMLCKENNVLFHSDTVQSIGKIAIDLKTTAVDFLVGTAHKFHGPKGVGFAYLKKNCGIQPLFFGGEQEKGLRAGTEAVHQIAGMAKALTMAYENLGEEMTTISDLKQYLINTVLEAFPAATFNGGTNGIPTILNVSLPFPKEKIALILFELDMKGVAVSRASACQSGSVQPSHVLIEMLSQEELDKPNVRVSLSHYNTKEDIDGLISCLKMIK encoded by the coding sequence ATGAAAAAAATATACCTCGATAACGCATCTACTACTGCCATACGACCAGAAGTAGTACACGAAATGACTCGTATTATGTTAGAAGAATATGGTAATCCATCTTCTACCCATAGTATAGGACGCAGCAGCAAAAGTATTATTGAGCTTTCGCGAAAGGCAATCGCTAAAACGATTAATGCCTCTGCAGCAGAAATAATTTTTACTTCGTCGGCTACCGAAGCTAACAATTGGATTTTACGTTCGGCTATTAAAGACCTGAAAGTAACTCGAATTATAACTTGCAAAATGGAGCATCATGCCGTTTTATTGGCAGTGCAGCATTTGGAACGAGAATTTGAAATAGACGTTGACTACGTAAATGTAAACAAAGACGGGACAATAGATTTGACACATCTCGTGTCATTAATGGCGCAAGAAGGGAAAACACTTGTGAGCTTAATGCACGTAAACAACGAGACAGGCGTTATTCTTGATCTCGAGCGTGTGAGTATGCTGTGCAAAGAAAATAATGTTTTGTTTCACTCTGATACCGTGCAATCTATCGGTAAAATAGCAATTGATTTAAAAACGACAGCTGTTGATTTCTTGGTAGGAACAGCCCACAAATTTCATGGTCCGAAAGGGGTAGGCTTTGCATATTTGAAGAAAAATTGCGGTATACAGCCATTATTTTTTGGTGGTGAGCAAGAAAAAGGACTTCGTGCAGGGACTGAAGCAGTGCATCAAATTGCCGGAATGGCAAAAGCGTTGACGATGGCATATGAAAATTTAGGGGAAGAAATGACAACGATTTCAGACCTTAAACAGTATTTAATCAATACTGTTTTAGAAGCTTTTCCAGCAGCTACTTTTAATGGTGGTACGAATGGAATTCCGACGATTTTGAATGTTTCTTTACCTTTTCCGAAAGAAAAAATTGCTTTGATCTTATTTGAATTGGATATGAAAGGAGTTGCTGTATCTCGTGCGAGTGCCTGCCAAAGCGGTAGCGTGCAACCCTCGCATGTATTGATCGAAATGCTTTCGCAAGAAGAATTGGATAAGCCAAATGTGCGCGTGTCCCTGAGTCATTACAATACAAAAGAAGATATTGACGGCTTGATAAGTTGTCTGAAAATGATCAAATAA
- a CDS encoding DnaJ C-terminal domain-containing protein, with protein sequence MPFIDYYKVLDLDKKATEAEIKKAYRKMARKYHPDLNPNDKVAEQKFKEINEANEVLSNVENRKKYDQHGENWQHADEINKQQQQQRQYSNSSSGGFGNAQGGGGDYSDFFESMFAGAGGQRGQQRSYKGQDFNAELELDLKEVYESSKRTLTINGKNIRLTIPAGVENGQIIKIAGHGAEGQNGGPKGDLYLTFTIKNDSNFKRDKENLYSNVDLDLYTAVLGGDITIPTFDGKVKFKVAPGTQNGTQVKLKGKGFPVYKKEGQFGDLYVSYTITIPENLTEKQKELFIELSKT encoded by the coding sequence ATGCCTTTTATAGATTACTACAAAGTACTAGACCTTGACAAAAAAGCTACTGAAGCTGAGATCAAAAAAGCGTATCGAAAGATGGCTCGAAAGTACCATCCGGACTTAAACCCTAACGATAAGGTCGCAGAACAAAAATTTAAAGAAATCAATGAAGCCAACGAAGTGTTGAGCAATGTTGAGAATCGAAAAAAATACGATCAACACGGAGAGAATTGGCAGCATGCCGACGAAATCAACAAGCAGCAGCAACAGCAACGACAATATAGCAACAGCAGTTCTGGAGGTTTTGGCAATGCCCAAGGCGGCGGTGGCGATTATTCTGATTTTTTTGAATCCATGTTTGCTGGCGCAGGCGGGCAACGTGGACAACAACGATCTTACAAAGGACAAGATTTTAATGCAGAATTGGAGTTGGACTTGAAAGAGGTTTACGAATCTAGTAAACGTACGCTGACCATCAATGGGAAAAACATTCGACTTACAATTCCTGCGGGAGTAGAAAATGGACAAATTATAAAAATTGCTGGCCATGGTGCCGAAGGACAAAATGGTGGCCCAAAAGGTGATTTGTACCTAACTTTTACAATCAAAAACGACAGCAACTTTAAACGTGACAAAGAGAACCTATACAGTAACGTAGACTTGGACTTGTACACTGCCGTATTGGGAGGCGACATTACTATCCCAACATTTGATGGTAAAGTTAAATTTAAAGTTGCTCCTGGGACACAAAACGGAACCCAAGTTAAGCTGAAAGGAAAAGGTTTTCCTGTTTACAAAAAAGAAGGACAATTTGGTGATTTGTACGTGAGTTATACAATCACTATACCAGAAAACTTGACCGAAAAACAAAAGGAGTTGTTTATTGAACTTTCTAAAACATAA
- the cysM gene encoding cysteine synthase CysM, producing the protein MKPQKLVDLIGNTPLVETVNLVQNKNVKLLLKLEGNNPGGSVKDRAAYAMIKGAMDRGEIKKGDKLIEATSGNTGIALAMIAQVLGIDIELVLPENSTKERTQTMRAYGATVILTPAETGIIGSRDYADKKVAEGGYLMLNQFANDDNWKAHYKTTGPEIWRDTEGTVTHFVAAMGTTGTIMGTSTFLKEQNPAVQIVGAQPSDGSQIPGIRKWPQEYLPKIFNPSKVDQTVDVSEEEARAMTKRLAVEEGIFAGMSSGGSVAVAVQIANQIESGVIVAIVCDRGDRYLSSDLFD; encoded by the coding sequence ATGAAACCTCAAAAATTAGTTGACTTGATAGGCAATACGCCACTTGTAGAAACAGTCAATTTGGTTCAAAATAAGAATGTAAAATTGTTATTAAAATTAGAAGGAAATAATCCTGGCGGTAGCGTAAAAGACAGGGCAGCATATGCAATGATAAAAGGCGCTATGGACAGAGGTGAAATTAAAAAAGGAGACAAACTGATTGAAGCTACCAGCGGTAATACCGGAATTGCGCTTGCCATGATTGCACAAGTTTTGGGTATCGATATCGAACTTGTTCTCCCTGAAAATTCAACCAAAGAGCGTACGCAAACCATGCGAGCGTATGGTGCTACCGTAATTTTGACACCAGCCGAAACAGGAATCATTGGTTCTAGAGATTATGCTGATAAAAAAGTGGCCGAAGGTGGCTACCTGATGTTAAACCAGTTTGCAAATGACGATAACTGGAAAGCCCACTACAAAACTACGGGTCCCGAAATATGGAGAGATACAGAGGGCACTGTAACTCACTTTGTAGCAGCAATGGGAACTACGGGAACCATTATGGGAACTTCGACTTTTTTGAAAGAGCAAAATCCAGCGGTACAAATCGTAGGCGCACAGCCAAGTGACGGATCACAGATTCCAGGTATACGCAAATGGCCGCAAGAATATTTACCAAAAATATTTAACCCATCCAAAGTAGACCAAACAGTAGATGTATCTGAGGAAGAAGCGCGCGCAATGACCAAACGACTAGCAGTTGAGGAAGGAATATTTGCCGGCATGAGTAGTGGAGGATCTGTTGCGGTTGCGGTACAAATTGCAAACCAAATTGAATCGGGTGTAATTGTAGCGATCGTTTGCGACCGTGGAGACCGTTATCTGTCTTCAGATTTATTTGATTAG
- a CDS encoding OsmC family peroxiredoxin, giving the protein MKRHATAVWNGSLKEGAGKLTTQSTTLQDTQYSFKSRFEEGVGTNPEELVAAAHSGCFTMQLSAFITEAGFEIASIETKCMINLIDGTITGSHLIVQAKIEGIAEEEFQSLVKKAEDNCPISKLFNTAITSEATLV; this is encoded by the coding sequence ATGAAAAGACACGCCACCGCCGTATGGAACGGTTCCTTGAAAGAAGGAGCTGGGAAACTAACAACTCAAAGTACAACTTTACAAGACACGCAATACTCTTTTAAATCTCGATTCGAAGAAGGTGTTGGTACCAATCCAGAAGAATTGGTTGCGGCTGCACATTCAGGTTGCTTCACAATGCAATTGTCGGCTTTTATAACTGAGGCTGGTTTTGAAATTGCAAGTATTGAGACCAAATGCATGATCAACTTAATTGACGGAACTATTACTGGTTCGCATTTAATTGTGCAAGCAAAAATTGAAGGAATTGCTGAAGAGGAGTTTCAATCGTTAGTCAAAAAAGCGGAAGATAATTGTCCTATTTCAAAATTATTTAATACTGCCATAACCTCTGAAGCTACTTTGGTATAA
- a CDS encoding helix-turn-helix domain-containing protein: MKNEIQQIKFNNTRKESQFDLTSFDRIFSKKDLDHTLTDFQQIDFYMLIVVTGGTGKHTVDFTDYTLEQGTILSIRKDQIHKFFKNEVQGYVLLFTDTFLLHFFNEVEAIKSLQLFNELISSPKIQLNTTDFDTTQKLITEIEKEYYQIKDDHSMSVIGSLLHILFRKMYRIKSLDNAIFSEKKYLSSFIHLQQLVENQCFKTKKVSDYASQMNISSKTVNNITNTVIHKSAKQFIDTILITQIKRLLINTTFSIKEIAFQAGFEETTNLYKFFKKNTLLTPEVFRKLNQ; this comes from the coding sequence TTGAAGAACGAGATACAGCAAATTAAATTCAACAATACCCGTAAGGAGAGTCAGTTTGACTTGACTAGTTTCGATCGTATATTTTCGAAAAAAGATCTCGACCATACTCTGACTGATTTTCAGCAAATTGACTTTTACATGCTTATCGTAGTAACGGGCGGCACCGGAAAGCATACGGTCGACTTTACCGATTATACCCTTGAGCAGGGAACGATTTTGAGTATTCGAAAAGACCAAATTCATAAATTTTTCAAAAATGAAGTTCAAGGTTATGTCCTCCTTTTTACGGATACTTTTTTGCTTCATTTTTTTAACGAAGTGGAAGCTATCAAAAGTCTACAGTTGTTTAATGAGCTGATTAGTTCCCCAAAAATTCAGCTCAATACAACCGATTTTGACACCACTCAAAAGTTAATTACCGAGATTGAAAAAGAGTACTACCAGATAAAAGACGATCATTCTATGAGCGTGATTGGTAGTTTGTTGCATATTCTTTTTCGGAAAATGTATCGCATTAAGTCATTGGACAACGCCATTTTTTCAGAAAAAAAATATCTGAGTTCGTTTATTCATTTGCAGCAATTGGTCGAAAACCAGTGTTTTAAAACCAAGAAGGTTTCTGATTATGCCAGTCAAATGAATATTAGCTCAAAAACCGTAAACAACATAACCAACACTGTTATTCACAAATCGGCTAAGCAATTTATTGACACCATATTGATAACACAAATCAAGCGATTACTCATAAACACTACGTTTTCGATAAAAGAAATTGCTTTTCAAGCTGGATTTGAAGAAACAACGAACTTGTACAAATTTTTCAAAAAAAATACGCTACTCACTCCAGAAGTTTTTCGGAAATTAAATCAATAA
- a CDS encoding chaperone modulator CbpM: MSTENFIPLDTLCIHYKVTLSFFFDLSENGLIDIEEIAETHYIHQDSLHEIEKIIRMHQDLAVNIEGIDVVLNLLQKIDALTTELHTVRNRLRLYEN; encoded by the coding sequence ATGAGTACCGAAAATTTTATCCCACTAGACACCTTATGCATTCATTATAAAGTAACGCTTTCTTTCTTTTTTGATTTGAGCGAAAATGGACTGATTGATATCGAAGAAATTGCCGAAACACATTATATACATCAAGATTCATTGCACGAAATCGAAAAAATTATTCGAATGCACCAAGACTTGGCCGTTAATATTGAGGGGATTGATGTCGTTTTGAATTTACTACAGAAAATTGATGCTTTAACAACTGAATTGCACACGGTGAGGAACCGATTGCGATTGTATGAAAATTAA
- a CDS encoding sodium:proton antiporter, with protein sequence MTIIISLCILLLIAYLFDLTASYTKIPSVILLLLLGWIVKEVIVFFDIPIPDLSSTLPILGTIGLILIVLEGALELELNKSKIGLIKKSVLGALIPLMAMAFALAYAFHYYGGYDFKTCLTNAIPLCVISSAIAIPSVRNLTSDQREFTIYESSMSDIFGVVFFNFVAFNTDFGVETFGYFTLEILIIITISVIATFLLSFLLNKIDHHIKFVPIILLVILIYEISKIFHLPALIFILVFGLTIGNLDEIKHLKWTKSFRLDLLNKEVHKFKELTVEATFVVRALFFLLFGYLIKTSEIINPDTIFWAIGIVATIYALRFFQLYLSKMSIFPLLFVAPRGLITILLFLSISADAVLPEVNKSLIIQVILLTALTMMIGLMGTAKHREKIIKDKLKAKHNVPNIDVSEEF encoded by the coding sequence ATGACCATTATTATATCGCTTTGCATCTTATTGCTAATCGCCTATTTATTTGATTTAACAGCTAGTTACACCAAAATCCCATCTGTAATTTTACTTTTATTGTTGGGTTGGATTGTAAAAGAGGTGATCGTATTCTTTGACATTCCTATTCCTGATTTGAGTTCTACTTTACCGATATTAGGTACTATTGGTCTAATTTTAATTGTACTTGAAGGCGCGCTAGAACTAGAACTTAACAAATCAAAAATTGGCCTAATCAAAAAATCGGTATTGGGAGCATTAATTCCGCTGATGGCGATGGCGTTTGCCTTGGCCTATGCTTTTCATTATTATGGAGGTTACGATTTTAAAACGTGTTTGACCAATGCGATTCCGCTTTGCGTGATCAGTAGTGCGATAGCGATTCCTAGTGTTCGAAACTTAACATCTGATCAGCGAGAGTTTACTATTTACGAAAGTAGTATGTCGGATATTTTTGGTGTGGTTTTCTTCAATTTCGTTGCCTTTAACACCGATTTTGGAGTAGAAACCTTTGGTTATTTTACATTAGAAATTTTAATTATTATCACGATATCAGTCATCGCTACCTTTTTACTTTCCTTTTTACTGAACAAAATTGACCATCATATTAAGTTTGTGCCAATCATATTGTTGGTAATTTTGATTTATGAAATTTCGAAAATATTCCATTTACCAGCCTTAATCTTTATCCTTGTTTTTGGACTTACTATCGGAAATCTAGACGAAATAAAGCATTTAAAATGGACAAAGAGCTTCCGTTTGGATCTATTAAACAAAGAGGTTCATAAGTTCAAAGAACTAACTGTTGAGGCTACTTTTGTGGTGCGTGCTTTATTCTTTTTACTTTTTGGTTACCTAATCAAAACCTCAGAAATAATTAATCCAGACACTATTTTTTGGGCGATCGGAATTGTAGCTACTATCTACGCACTTCGATTTTTTCAATTGTACTTGTCTAAAATGTCCATCTTTCCGTTACTATTTGTAGCGCCTCGTGGATTGATAACGATCTTATTGTTCTTATCTATCTCTGCAGATGCTGTGTTGCCAGAAGTCAACAAATCATTGATTATTCAGGTGATTTTGTTAACTGCATTAACAATGATGATTGGTTTAATGGGAACTGCAAAACACCGTGAAAAAATCATTAAAGATAAATTAAAGGCCAAACACAACGTCCCTAATATCGATGTTAGCGAAGAGTTTTAG
- a CDS encoding nuclear transport factor 2 family protein translates to MKLTTITAASILAFTLTQGYTAHAQNNKGRETKKLTKMEISNKEKVVALLKAIETGDSAPVAYINPTNYKQHNTAVGDGLAGFGALLQQIPANSAKVSTIRAFADGDYVFTQTDYVFFGPKVGFDIFKFENGQITEHWDNLQEKPVTPNPSGHSMLDGATEIKDLDKTEANKTIVTNFVNDILVNGKMEKLAGYFNGDNYIQHNPNIPDQVSGLGATLGALAKQGIFMKYDKVHRVLGEGNFVLVVSEGHFGADHNSFYDLFRVENGKIAEHWDAVEKITPKADWKNNNGKF, encoded by the coding sequence ATGAAACTAACAACAATTACAGCAGCTAGTATACTGGCATTCACACTTACACAAGGATACACTGCACATGCACAAAACAACAAAGGAAGAGAAACTAAAAAATTGACAAAAATGGAAATTTCGAACAAAGAAAAAGTCGTAGCATTACTAAAAGCAATTGAAACTGGAGATAGCGCACCGGTTGCCTACATAAACCCCACAAATTACAAACAGCATAACACTGCAGTTGGTGATGGCTTAGCGGGTTTTGGAGCACTTTTACAACAAATACCAGCAAACTCAGCCAAAGTAAGCACAATACGTGCCTTTGCAGATGGTGATTATGTTTTTACACAAACAGACTACGTTTTCTTTGGACCAAAGGTAGGTTTTGACATTTTTAAATTTGAAAATGGGCAAATCACTGAACATTGGGACAACTTACAAGAGAAACCAGTAACACCAAACCCTAGCGGACACAGCATGCTTGATGGAGCTACAGAAATTAAAGATCTAGATAAAACAGAAGCAAATAAAACAATTGTAACCAATTTTGTAAATGACATTTTGGTGAACGGAAAAATGGAAAAACTAGCTGGTTACTTTAATGGTGACAATTATATACAGCACAATCCAAACATTCCAGACCAAGTATCTGGATTAGGAGCTACTTTGGGTGCATTGGCTAAACAAGGTATTTTCATGAAATATGATAAAGTACACCGTGTACTAGGTGAAGGAAACTTTGTTTTGGTAGTAAGCGAAGGCCACTTTGGAGCAGATCATAATTCATTTTACGATTTATTTAGAGTTGAAAACGGTAAAATCGCAGAGCACTGGGACGCTGTCGAAAAAATTACTCCAAAAGCAGATTGGAAAAACAATAACGGTAAGTTCTAA